In Comamonas koreensis, the genomic stretch CCAAGGATTGGAAGCCCGAGCTGGGCTACCTGGACCTGGCCCGCAAGCAGGCCGAAAAAGGCATTGCGCAGCCCACGGCCCAGGATATTTTTGACTGGGTGGTGGAGATCCGCCGCGCCAAGCTGCCCGATCCGGCGCAGATCGGCAATGCCGGCAGCTTTTTCAAGAACCCGCAGGTCACCGCCGACCAGTGCGAGGACATCATTGCGCGCGAGCCCAAAATTGTGCACTACCCGATGCTGGACGGCAGCATCAAGCTGGCTGCGGGCTGGATGATCGATGCCTGCGGCTGGCGCGGCAAAAGCATTGGCAAGGCCGGTGTCTATGACCGCCAGGCCCTCGTGCTGGTCAACCTGGGCGAGGGCGAAGGCAGCGTGACCGGCGGCGAGGTGGTGACCTTGGCGCGCGCGATCCAGACCAGTGTCTATGAGCGCTTTGGCATCCAGCTGGAGCCCGAACCCGTCGTTTGGTAGCTGCGCCAGCGCGGGCTAAAGGGCTCAGCGCTTGGCTGGCGGTATCCAGCGCGCCAGCGCAGCCGCCGCACCCCAGGCCAGCAAGCCGATGCAGGCGATGCCGCTGGCCAGCGACAGGCTGCCGGCCAGAAACGACAGCAGCGCTGGCCCCAGCGATGAGCCCAGGTCGGCCGCCAGGCGCCATAGCCCCAGAAAATGCGCCCGCGCATGGCGCGGCGCGTGGTCGGCCCCCAAGGTCATGATCAGGCCCGAGCCAATGCCATTGCCAAAGCCCAGCGCCATGGCTGCGAGCAGCAAGGTCGTCACGCTGCCCGTCAGCGGCATCAGCAGCATGGCCGCGCCCATCACCAGCATCGACGGCACGGCCACCCAGCGCCGGCCTTTGAGATCCATGAGCTTGCCCGCAGGGTAGAAGACCAGCATATCGATGGCGCCCGCCAGCCCGTAGACCAGCGAGGCGGCAGCGGGTGCCAGGCCAAGATGGTCGGCCCACAGCGGAATGACCACCTGGCGCGAGGCACGCACGGCGCTGACCAGCAGCACGCCCAGGCCCAGCGTGAGAAATAGCCGGTGGTGATCGCGCAGAATGCCGGCGATGGACGGAGCCTCGGTGGGCACCGGCTGTCCCGGCAGCGCAGTGGGCGCCGCCAGATCGGGCACGCGCAGGCCAATGGCTGCAGCGCAGAGGACGCCCACAATGCCCACCGCGAACGCGGCATGCAGGCCAAAGGCATGCATGGCCCAGGCGCCGATAAAGGGCCCGATGAACATGCCGATGCGCATCACCCCACCCAAGGTGGACAGCGCCCGCGCGCGGTAGGACACCGGCACGGCCTCGCTCAGATAGCTTTGCCGCGCCAGGTTGTAGACCGCCTGCGACATGCCCACCATCAGGCAGCCCAGCGCAAACAGCCACAGCTGCTGGGTGGCCAGGCAGAGGGCCATGCCGATGGCGCTCCACAGGCCTGCGGCCACAATGGCCCAGCGCTCGCCCCAGCGGGCGGTTATCAGCGATGCCGGGATATTGCTCAGCAAGGAGCCAATGCTGACCAGCCCCACCACCAGCGCCGCCATGGAGACTGAGGCGCCCAGGTCCCGCGCCATCAGCACGATCACCGGCAGCACCGCACCCTCGCCAATGCCAAACAGCAGCGAGGGGCCAAAGGCCGCCACGGCAATGCGGCGCAGCGAGAATGCTGCGTCACTGTCTAGGGCCGGATCGGATGCGGGAGGAGGGGAGCTGGGCGTGCCCATGGTCGCGGTAAAGTGGGTATCAATCTACGCTGGTTGCCTGGGGTGCTGTGTGGATCAGCACCTCAAGCGCAGATTGTGCGCCTGCCCGGCGCTCGGATAGCAGTGATCCTGTCGCGGGCAGAACTTGGCCTGCGCGGCTTACTTCAAGCTGCCCGAGAGGAAGCGTGCCAGGCGTTCACTCTTGGGGTTGGCCAGCACCTCGCGCGGCGGGCCTTGCTCTTCGATCAGGCCCTGGTGCAGGAAGATCACATGGTTGGAGACCTCGCGGGCAAAGCCCATCTCATGCGTCACGACCAGCATGGTGCGGCCTTCCTGGGCGAGCACCTGCATCACGCGCAGCACCTCACCGACCAGCTCGGGGTCGAGGGCAGAGGTAGGCTCGTCAAACAGCATCACCTCGGGCTCGACCGCCAGCGCGCGCGCAATGGCCACGCGCTGCTGCTGGCCGCCGCTCATGTGGTTGGGGTAGCTGTCTTCCTTGTTTTCCAGGCCCACCAGCTTCAGGTACTTGCGGGCGCGGGCGACGGCCTCGTCCTTGCTGATGCCCAGCACATGCACCGGCACTTCGATGATGTTCTGCATCACCGTCATGTGCGCCCAGAGGTTGAAGTGCTGGAACACCATCGCCAGCTTGCTGCGCAGGCGCTGGAGCTGCTTGGGGTCCACCGCGTCCAGCGCACCATTGCGGCCGGTGCGCAGCTGCAGGCTTTCGCCAGCCACGATGATTTGCCCTTGCTGGGGCTGCTCCAGCAGGTTGATGCAGCGCAAAAAGGTGCTCTTGCCCGAGCCGGAGCTGCCGATGATGCTGATCACGTCGCCAGCGCAGGCGTTGAGCGAGACGCCCTTGAGCACCTGGTTGCTGCCATAGCTCTTGTGGATGTCCAGCGCCTGCAGTTTGTAGTTGGATGCGTTCATATCTCGATGCTCGAATGTCTTAGGCCTTGCGCGGGGCCAGATAGCCCAGGAAACGGCGCTCGGCGAGGCGGAAGATGCCAATCAGGATAAAGGTGATGCTCAGGTAGATGGCAGCTGCCGCGATATAGGCTTCAAACGGCAGGTAGTAGTCCGAGTACACCCGGCTGGCAGCGCCGGTCAGGTCTACCAGCGACGGCACGGTCGAGGCCAGGCTGGTCGAATGCAGCATCATCACCACCTCGTTGCTGTAGGCGGGCAGGGTGCGGCGGATGGCGCTGGGCATCACGATGCGGCGCATCAGCTGCCAGCGGCTCATGCCCATCGCGCGGGCCGCTTCGACTTCGCCCTTGTAGGTTTCGCGGATCGAGCCGGCGAGCATCTCGGCCGTGTAGGCCGCGTTGTTCAAGGTGAAGGCGAGGAACGCGCAGAAGAACGGCTCCTTGAAGTAGGTCCAGGGCCAGATCGCATCCCAGCGCGCCTGCACCCATTCGAGCTGCGAGAAGCCGTAGTAGATCAGGTAGACCTGGATCAGCAGCGGCGTGCCGCGCATGAAATAGGTAAAGGCGCCCACCGTTTTGCGCAGCAGCCAGGAGCGGCTGACCAGCGCGAGCGCGCCCAACAGCGCCAGCACAGCGCCAAGGGCCAGGCTGGACAGCAGTAGCTTGAGGGTGGTGACCAGGCCCTCGCCGTACAGCGCAATCGTGTCGGGCTGAAAAATGACGTCCCAGTTCATAGCTGCACCTTTTCGGTTCCCAAGCTGTAGCGGGCATTGAGGCGGCCCAGCGCCCACAGTGATACCGATGTGTAGACGAGGTACAGCGCAGCGGTGAAGAGGAAGAAGATAAAGGGCTCGCGCGCAGCGGCGCTGGCCTGCTTGGCCAGGTAGGTCATGTCTTGCAGGCCGATCAGGCTGACCAGCGCGGTGGCCTTGATCAGCACCAGCCAGTTATTGGTAAAGCCGGGCAGGGCATAGCGCACCATCTGCGGCAGGGTGATGCGAAAGAAGGTCTTGACCGGACTCATGCCGAAGGCCCAGGCCGCTTCCATCTGGCCCTTGGGGATGGCCAGGATCGCGCCCCGGAAGGTTTCGGTCATGTAGGCGCCGTAGATAAAGCCGATCGTGAACGAGCCAGCCACAAAGGGGTTGAGGTCGACCGAGCTTTCGCTGCCCATCTTCTCGAGCAAGGTATTGAGGCCGATGGCGCCGCCGTAGAAGATCAGCAGCATCATCACCAGCTCGGGGATGCCGCGCACGATGGAGGTGTAGACCGTCGCCAGCACCACCAGCGGGCGGCGGCCCGACAGCTTGGCACTGGCACCCAGCAGGCCCAGCACGGTGGCAATGGCCGCTGATGCCAGTGAGACCGCTACCGTCAGCAGCGAGCCCATCAGGATCGATTGAAAGTAATCACTCATATTTTTTGGCCTTGGGCGCCGGGATCGCGTTGTGCAATCGGGCCCATCGGTGGCCTGGTGTTGCCTTGGGTGGGCGCTGCAAAAAGGCCTGGCACCATGGAATTGCGGCGCGATTCATCCAGTATGAAGACTCTGGAGCAGCGCGCCGCTTGGTGTTAGCCCTGATCGAGGACGCGGGTGGCGCTAGGCGCGCCACCGCGTTTTACAAAGATCAGTTGCCGTAGGGGTCGAAATCGAAGTACTTCTTGGCAATCGTGGCATAGGTGCCATTGCTGCGGATGGTCTTGATCGCTTCGTTGATCTGCTTTTTCAGGTCGCCCTGGTTCTTGCGCAGCGCAATGCCGATGCCATCACCGTAGTACTTGGTCTCGTACTGGTCCGGGCCCTTGTAGCCGTAGTCAGCGCCTTCGGGCTTGCGCAGGAAGCCGCCGTTGACTTCGACCTTGTCAGCCACGGTGCCGTCGAGGCGGCCGGACTTGATGTCCAGGTAAACCTGGTCCTGGGCTTCATAAGGCACGATGGTCGCGCCTGCGGGCTTGAGCTCGCCATTGGCCCACTTCTCTTGGGTCGAGCCCTTGAGCACGCCGATCTTCAGGCCCTTGGCCGAAGCCGGGCCCTTGTATTCCACGCTTTTCTTCAGCACCACGGCGCTGGGCGTCTTGTAGTAGCGGTCGCTGAAATCGACCACGCGGCGGCGCTCGTCGGTCATCGACATGGAGCTGAC encodes the following:
- a CDS encoding MFS transporter, translating into MGTPSSPPPASDPALDSDAAFSLRRIAVAAFGPSLLFGIGEGAVLPVIVLMARDLGASVSMAALVVGLVSIGSLLSNIPASLITARWGERWAIVAAGLWSAIGMALCLATQQLWLFALGCLMVGMSQAVYNLARQSYLSEAVPVSYRARALSTLGGVMRIGMFIGPFIGAWAMHAFGLHAAFAVGIVGVLCAAAIGLRVPDLAAPTALPGQPVPTEAPSIAGILRDHHRLFLTLGLGVLLVSAVRASRQVVIPLWADHLGLAPAAASLVYGLAGAIDMLVFYPAGKLMDLKGRRWVAVPSMLVMGAAMLLMPLTGSVTTLLLAAMALGFGNGIGSGLIMTLGADHAPRHARAHFLGLWRLAADLGSSLGPALLSFLAGSLSLASGIACIGLLAWGAAAALARWIPPAKR
- a CDS encoding ABC transporter ATP-binding protein, with translation MNASNYKLQALDIHKSYGSNQVLKGVSLNACAGDVISIIGSSGSGKSTFLRCINLLEQPQQGQIIVAGESLQLRTGRNGALDAVDPKQLQRLRSKLAMVFQHFNLWAHMTVMQNIIEVPVHVLGISKDEAVARARKYLKLVGLENKEDSYPNHMSGGQQQRVAIARALAVEPEVMLFDEPTSALDPELVGEVLRVMQVLAQEGRTMLVVTHEMGFAREVSNHVIFLHQGLIEEQGPPREVLANPKSERLARFLSGSLK
- a CDS encoding ABC transporter permease, yielding MNWDVIFQPDTIALYGEGLVTTLKLLLSSLALGAVLALLGALALVSRSWLLRKTVGAFTYFMRGTPLLIQVYLIYYGFSQLEWVQARWDAIWPWTYFKEPFFCAFLAFTLNNAAYTAEMLAGSIRETYKGEVEAARAMGMSRWQLMRRIVMPSAIRRTLPAYSNEVVMMLHSTSLASTVPSLVDLTGAASRVYSDYYLPFEAYIAAAAIYLSITFILIGIFRLAERRFLGYLAPRKA
- a CDS encoding ABC transporter permease; the encoded protein is MSDYFQSILMGSLLTVAVSLASAAIATVLGLLGASAKLSGRRPLVVLATVYTSIVRGIPELVMMLLIFYGGAIGLNTLLEKMGSESSVDLNPFVAGSFTIGFIYGAYMTETFRGAILAIPKGQMEAAWAFGMSPVKTFFRITLPQMVRYALPGFTNNWLVLIKATALVSLIGLQDMTYLAKQASAAAREPFIFFLFTAALYLVYTSVSLWALGRLNARYSLGTEKVQL
- a CDS encoding transporter substrate-binding domain-containing protein, encoding MRKTLIALAVAAIAAPAFAADLKVAVDPTYEPFTYKTPQGEVTGFDVDIAKAVCEQIKRKCVFVEQVWDSMIPGLQAKKYDVIVSSMSMTDERRRVVDFSDRYYKTPSAVVLKKSVEYKGPASAKGLKIGVLKGSTQEKWANGELKPAGATIVPYEAQDQVYLDIKSGRLDGTVADKVEVNGGFLRKPEGADYGYKGPDQYETKYYGDGIGIALRKNQGDLKKQINEAIKTIRSNGTYATIAKKYFDFDPYGN